The genomic window GCTTTATGTATGTACTCAGAAATTTTGATACTCCTAGGTATTGAGGTCTTGTCATGCATACAgctttttgaaaatgaaatagagaacACATTGTGATTGATCCATAATAATTTTATCCTGCAAAAAGAACTCAGAGATCTTAATAGAATTAGatagaattattaatttttatgattttttataccAGAGTGTATTACAGATAAAACAATTTAcatcttgtatttttttatttataaagatatcataatactttttaatataatttacttGAGATATTGCAAAATCATAAGAACTcttctagagagagagatttaaaagaaaTAGAGTTATTTCTGCCCATATCTCCTTTTCCCATTTATAGGTTTCATATTATTCTGTAACTATTGTGGAGAGAGTTTATATCTGAAAGTCTATTATTGATGAAATTTCTGGTGTACTACATAATGTTGTGTGTTAAATGTTTAGATAATACCCAGTGTGGCCTTCAgactatgatttttttctcataatcatATTGACTAGGTTCTGTGTAAACCCATTTGAAACTTACTTTAATATGTAGCAAACTACCATGTACAAATTACATTCTGATCAGCGCATAGGCCAGTAGTAGATGTGCATGCTCCTTCTAAACCTTTTCTGCTAGAATGAGGATTGAGATAGGATTTTTGCTGTATTGCTGAAAATATATATGCCTAAGTTCAATGTAACAAACACTAGGGCAGTTTTTAAGTCAGTATGTGTAGGATGTCAGATACTGCAATTAAATTAATTACAATTGCAATATCTAAACCTACAGGGAAAAACTTTATGGTAATTGCTGTGTAAGTCCAGCTTGGAGACATTGTTGATTTCTGTCATCACTGTCACCCATATCCCAAGAATCAGTCcagtgttttgtttgttattaacaAGAAACAGTATCTGTGGTAGAGATGGAAAAGACAAGAATATGAAGATAAACACCAGAAAAGTActaagtctttaaaaaaaatagcttCAGTTTTGGATTGTAATATCAGCATTTAGTTGGCTTTACAAATGTATCATATAGTGATGTGACTGTAATCAGTAGATACATTTGCTCTTTGATGAAAAGGATGATTGTACTGGAAATacagttatttataatatatgtttatacaccttTAATTCTTGGAGTGCAGCATTGCTTCCCCATTTATCTGTTAAAATAATGAGGTGGTAAACAATGCAGGTATCAAGCTACATGCACTGTGTGGCCAAATAAATGAATAGGCCAAGATTTAAAAGCAAAGTCTTGTATTGCATAATGTATTTAGTGTAGGTAGTAGGTGTAGGTTTGGTTATCTCAACCTCAGTCTATGAGAGGGTGAAAtggcaatataattttaaaacagagGCTAAGATAAATTCCTGCAAAACATATAAAAGCAGTATGTAAGTAtgactgaaatattttttttaatgaaattcctttttttaaaagaaatgtttttctatctatatgcatctatacatttatgttttctcttttctttgtatccgtaatgataaaagaattaactctttatatttataaaacagtaaaaaatataattgatcGTAAAAAAATTCCTCAATGAACTGATCAGAATAAGGACTAAAATTGATCTAACCAGTGCTCCATCACTGTCCCTAGGTTCTGATGGTGACGAGTGCTGGGGACTTTGACATCGAACTGTGGTCCCGTGAAGCCCCAAAGGCATGCAGGAACTTTGTCCAGCTGTGCATGGAAAGCTACTACAATGGCACCATCTTCCACCGTGTTATTCCAGGCTTCATCGTTCAGGGAGGAGATCCAACAGGCACAGGAGAAGGCGGGGAATCCATTTATGGAAAGCCCTttagggtaagggggaaggattCGCTGTAGTATCCGGTTCAGATGANNNNNNNNNNNNNNNNNNNNNNNNNNNNCATCTTTTNNNNNNNNNNNNNNNNNNNNNNNNNNNNNNNNNNNNNNNNNNNNNNNNNNNNNNNNNNNNNNNNNNNNNNNNNNNNNNNNNNNNNNNNNNNNNNNNNNNNNNNNNNNNNNNNNNNNNNNNNNTTGGCTGTCTGATATGAATgtggtatgaaaaaaatattgatttcttGGTAATAGTTAGGCTTCTTTTATTGTGAATTTAATAAAAGGGTTAGTAGTCTTAGTATGTTATTTATTTTGGAAATTTCCTGCCGTTTTGTATATTATTCAAGTTATTCATTATCAGTGTAATACTTATGTGAATGATTTAattgttagatatatattttagctattagattattttatttatgtgttttatgtatctaGTTATTGAGTCAAATATTTTTATTCCTTTGATTAGCATTCAGTAATCTATTATAGCattgattttcttctttcatttgctGATTCACTAATACTTTCTCTCATACCCATTAAATCGTGCTTTAAAAGATCACATACTTTGTTTTCTTAATCTATATGATTCACATTATTTTGATTAAGTTTTTGTAGACCATCACTTCATTTACCTTCTagaattatttattgattgacATGCATTGACTCACTCTCCACATGTTTTATCCCAAAGGATGAATTCCACTCTCGACTTCGTTTTGTTCGCCGTGGCCTTGTGGCCATGGCTAATGCCGGCCCTCATGATAACGGCTCACAGTTCTTCTTTACTCTGGGCCAATGTCCAGAGCTGCAGAACAAGCACACAATCTTTGGCAAGGTGACAGGGAACACCCTCTACAACTTGCCTAGATTTGAGGAAGGAATCATCGGAAAAGTAAGTAGTGAAGGAAGCCATGTCTCATGCCTGTGAAATGCAAGAGGGCGTACTTTGATATCTGATGTAGTAGTACGATTTTTCATAATCATCTGCCAGTAGTTTTTGCAAAGTTTTGTAAATAGTTTCCTTTCATTGGGATATGGTATAATCTTCATGAGTTGATAATCTTGATTCTTGGACAGGATGACAGACCAGAATATCCACACAAGGTGATCAAAACTGAAGTGCTGAACAATCCGTTCCCAGATATTGTACCACGTATNNNNNNNNNNNNNNNNNNNNNNNNNNNNNNNNNNNNNNNNNNNNNNNNNGGAACAAAGTGAGTATTTTGACACAGTTGATATATCATAATTCTTTTCCTCTGAGATTTTTAGGGTTCTGATATTCTAGGTTGTGAACTTtggtatctataatatatttctgtattaACCAAAAAACAATTATGTGATggaacttttgtttttattatcaaaaagtaaatcaataaaacTGGCATTCCCCAAAGGTCTCAtgccctcatcccttccctttaGAAATTTCAAGCTGCTCTCCTTTGGCGatgaagcagaagaggaggaggaagaggtccTAGCAGCAACTAAAAACTTCACCACCAAAGGCAACTCAGCCCATGACATCGCCATGGATCCTACGCTCTCTGCCAGCACGGGAACCAGCAAAGGCAGTGCTAATAGCGAAATGTTGGACAAGTAAGGATATTTCAGGGGGTGTAGGGGAGTTTTATTGAATGTATAGTTCAGTAGTGTAAAACTCTAAAACCTTTGAGGGCCaattttcattgcaattattatcttagcCATCAAAAGGCCATTCCTGGCTTCCCAGGATTATGTTATTAATAGATGTTTGATTTTACATATCCTGTATGTAAATTCATTTTTCACACAAGGCTTTGAATGATGATACAAAGGCTGTTTGAATGTGTATTAGTTACAGTTAATTGTACAGTTTTATTAATGATTTCAATCATATACATGTGGAACAAAAACTACCATacaattgtgtttttatttttattttccattaactgcactgcattattttttatatcacatGCTAATACTTGGCCTAAGACCTTgagtttgatgataatgatattgatgttgacAAATATCAGTAGTGGNNNNNNNNNNNNNNNNNNNNNNNNNNNNNNNNNNNNNNNNNNNNNNNNNNNNNNNNNNNNNNNNNNNNNNNNNNNNNNNNNNNNNNNNNNNNNNNNNNNNNNNNNNNNNNNNNNNNNNNNNNNNNNNNNNNNNNNNNNNNNNNNNNNNNNNNNNNNNNNNNNNNNNNNNNNNNNNNNNNNNNNNNNNNNNNNNNNNNNNNNNNNNNNNNNNNNNNNNNNNNNNNNNNNNNNNNNNNNNNNNNNNNNNNNNNNNNNNNNNNNNNNNNNNNNNNNNNNNNNNNNNNNNNNNNNNNNNNNNNNNNNNNNNNNNNNNNNNNNNNNNNNNNNNNNNNNNNNNNNNNNNNNNNNNNNNNNNNNNNNNNNNNNNNNNNNNNNNNNNNNNNNNNNNNNNNNNNNNNNNNNNNNNNNNNNNNNNNNNNNNNNNNNNNNNNNNNNNNNNNNNNNNNNNNNNNNNNNNNNNNNNNNNNNNNNNNNNNNNNNNNNNNNNNNNNNNNNNNNNNNNNNNNNNNNNNNNNNNNNNNNNNNNNNNNNNNNNNNNNNNNNNNNNNNNNNNNNNNNNNNNNNNNNNNNNNNNNNNNNNNNNNNNNNNNNNNNNNNNNNNNNNNNNNNNNNNNNNNNNNNNNNNNNNNNNNNNNNNNNNNNNNNNNNNNNNNNNNNNNNNNNNNNNNNNNNNNNNNNNNNNNNNNNNNNNNNNNNNNNNNNNNNNNNNNNNNNNNNNNNNNNNNNNNNNNNNNNNNNNNNNNNNNNNNNNNNNNNNNNNNNNNNNNNNNNNNNNNNNNNNNNNNNNNNNNNNNNNNNNNNNNNNNNNNNNNNNNNNNNNNNNNNNNNNNNNNNNNNNNNNNNNNNNNNNNNNNNNNNNNNNNNNNNNNNNNNNNNNNNNNNNNNNNNNNNNNNNNNNNNNNNNNNNNNNNNNNNNNNNNNNNNNNNNNNNNNNNNNNNNNNNNNNNNNNNNNNNNNNNNNNNNNNNNNNNNNNNNNNNNNNNNNNNNNNNNNNNNNNNNNNNNNNNNNNNNNNNNNNNNNNNNNNNNNNNNNNNNNNNNNNNNNNNNNNNNNNNNNNNNNNNNNNNNNNNNNNNNNNNNNNNNNNNNNNNNNNNNNNNNNNNNNNNNNNNNNNNNNNNNNNNNNNNNNNNNNNNNNNNNNNNNNNNNNNNNNNNNNNNNNNNNNNNNNNNNNNNNNNNNNNNNNNNNNNNNNNNNNNNNNNNNNNNNNNNNNNNNNNNNNNNNNNNNNNNNNNNNNNNNNNNNNNNNNNNNNNNNNNNNNNNNNNNNNNNNNNNNNNNNNNNNNNNNNNNNNNNNNNNNNNNNNNNNNNNNNNNNNNNNNNNNNNNNNNNNNNNNNNNNNNNNNNNNNNNNNNNNNNNNNNNNNNNNNNNNNNNNNNNNNNNNNNNNNNNNNNNNNNNNNNNNNNNNNNNNNNNNNN from Penaeus monodon isolate SGIC_2016 chromosome 23, NSTDA_Pmon_1, whole genome shotgun sequence includes these protein-coding regions:
- the LOC119587992 gene encoding spliceosome-associated protein CWC27 homolog, which codes for MSNIYIQEPSTEGKVLMVTSAGDFDIELWSREAPKACRNFVQLCMESYYNGTIFHRVIPGFIVQGGDPTGTGEGGESIYGKPFRDEFHSRLRFVRRGLVAMANAGPHDNGSQFFFTLGQCPELQNKHTIFGKVTGNTLYNLPRFEEGIIGKDDRPEYPHKVIKTEVLNNPFPDIVPRIKSKSIKLAFPKGLMPSSLPFRNFKLLSFGDEAEEEEEEVLAATKNFTTKGNSAHDIAMDPTLSASTGTSKGSANSEMLDKIKKKLRKEEPQDVIKNEVLEPQKVKEESIPEPEDKFREEEETISQEKARKRAEMQAEIKKLKQEITGKVPKERKESNKEEEEEKESDTLREFKMEKAKYEEEKKKLPRKGASREKQTLALLERFSAKVQKAFNEAESDEETPAVDEGDDNDDTWLRHKFHFNDTNPVLAKDASTKSDSWYDMDDPRNPINKRRRDETNKAQKKTRK